One Ricinus communis isolate WT05 ecotype wild-type chromosome 7, ASM1957865v1, whole genome shotgun sequence genomic region harbors:
- the LOC8269074 gene encoding transcription initiation factor TFIID subunit 7 — MEEQFILRVPPSVAERLDRLLSETASNSEEQSLDLSFSEDGRSGTFVIGNEHFPASLSDLPCVVESYKTYDDSALVKTADIGQMIMVRETGDTAPDVVEYRHGLTPPMRDARKRRFRREPDLNPELVRRVERDLLNIMAGVTVENADAEANEQEEDGDQNARNASKKTTPAPAAKPDVQEAAANAEEPERSDSDESDDSM; from the exons ATGGAGGAACAGTTCATATTAAGAGTCCCACCCTCTGTTGCAGAAAGGTTAGATCGTTTACTGAGTGAAACTGCTTCTAATTCTGAAGAACAATCACTTGATTTGTCTTTCTCTG AGGATGGCAGGAGTGGCACCTTTGTCATTGGCAACGAACATTTCCCTGCTTCTCTCTCGGATCTTCCTTGTGTTGTGGAGTCCTATAAAACTTATGATGATAGTGCATTAGTCAAAACTGCAGATATTGGTCAG ATGATTATGGTTAGAGAAACAGGTGACACTGCTCCGGACGTAGTGGAGTACAGACATGGACTCACGCCTCCTATGAGGGATGCTCGAAAACGAAGATTTCGTAGAGAGCCAGACTTAAAT CCTGAGCTTGTCCGGCGCGTTGAGAGAGATTTGCTGAACATTATGGCTGGTGTAACAGTCGAAAATGCTG ATGCGGAAGCGAATGAACAAGAGGAGGATGGTGATCAGAATGCTCGTAATGCAAGTAAGAAAACTACACCTGCACCTGCAGCAAAGCCAGATGTTCAAGAGGCAGCAGCAAATGCTGAGGAGCCTGAGAGAAGTGATTCTGATGAATCAGACGATTCAATGTAA